The Mangifera indica cultivar Alphonso chromosome 12, CATAS_Mindica_2.1, whole genome shotgun sequence DNA window TTTTACATTATTAGAAGAAGTGACGGTGAGTTTTCCATTTGGAATTTCTTGTCTACGGTTTGTATGGGATTTGTGGTATTGCTAATATTTTAAGTTGCGGGGTCAAAGAGGTCAGAGGTCCTATTTTCAGGTTATgctaaaattttggttaaagatTTGGAAGCCAAGTAAGATTAAATGGAGTCGAAAATTATTTGtaacacataatttatgtgAAATTTATGTGCCTGGTGTTATGTTTGTGTTGGTTTTGGACTGGTAATTGCACATTCAATTTTGTGAGTGTACTTTGATTTTTGATGTTTGGAGTTAGAGATAGTAGTGTTTGGTGTATGATTGTATTTCTATGTCATTTctaaaaaagaagaatgatTGAACATCTCTTTGACAATGCTTCAAATTCTAagtaatagttaaaattttccatctcaaatgatgtattatcatatgtaTTAATCTATATCATTTATCATATTAGCTCATAATTTACACATAATTGTCATATTTGAAGAAATATCACTTGGGTTATTATTTGGATTTGTAGAATTaatgtttttctcttttctctgaggtttttttaaagttaatgagtCAGTTGTTTGGAAGAAAAGATGTAGAGTGCTGTGTGTATGAATGTATTaagatctttatcttttccAAAAGTACTAGTtaagaattaaatttcttttataattgcATTTGGCTAGaataaattttaggttttgcttgttgacttttttttgtttatttatttttgtttctattttgGGAAGATCTGTATTCTGTAGTTCATGCACTAAAATTGCTTCAATCTTGAATTTAGATATTCGAAAAATAGATTACTACAACTGATTCTTTAATTGATATCATAATTATGGAAATATAGCCCTTTCATTATACTGAGTTGTGCTTCTATTGAGGAGTGAAATCTGATATAATGTGACCAACAGCCAGCAGGAAATCAGTTGCTTCATCTCCTCTAGACAAACATATTACTGTGGAATTTCAGACTGTGCAATCTCTGGAACATCCCGAGTCTTTCCTAATGCGAGACCGGGAAGTGAATCTTTGTTTAGACCGGTTTGCAGTGGGAGCAGAGAGAGCTGTTAAGCAGTGCATGACGTTATTGAGACCTGTAGACAGTGAGTCAGTGACCAGATCCAGTTTGTTTGTACAGAATGCATCTTCTTTTGTAGAAGGTGACAAAGTTAATAAAATGGTTGTGCAACATGAGAGCAGTCTCTTCTCAAGCCCATTGTCAGAGTTATTTAGTGGGAATAGTTAGTCTTCTTCCCCTTTTAATGCTTCTTGATATTTGATTTTACTAACTGCTGCTATATTATGTGTTTAGTTATTGCTCTTATCGTCTAGATGCAGTTTATCGGTAATTTTTTTCAGGAACGTGCATGCTGTGCTTGTATAGATCACCCTATTTCATGTGAATTTTCTTGTTGCAGTGAGATTGTCTTCAAATATTGCACCACATGGTTATTCAGTTGATACTGTAGCCTCGCATTATGAGGAAGAGGGACCTTTTGAATCTCTTGAAGAAGTTGAGGCCCAGACCATTGGAAATCTTCTTCCCAATGATGATGACTTATTTTCTGGAGTGACTAGTGGGCTTGACTACATCATCCAGCCCAGTAGTGGAGACGATATGGATGAGATGGACATTTTTAACAGTGTTGGGGGGATGGATTTAGGGGATGATGGTTCTTCTGCGGTAgaagaaaattctaaaatttctgCTAGTAAGCTTGGGGTTTGTAATGGTGCAATAACCGGGGATCACCCTTATGGGGAACAGCCTTCTAGAACACTGTTTGTAAGAAACATTAATAGTGATGTTGAAGATTCTGAGTTAAAGATCCTTTTTGAGGTTTGTGCTTCTTTGTCTTGTTGGGGTTTCCCATCTGTGCTTACTGCTCATTTTCTATAGTGAAAGATGatgtatttattattcatttgaatGTGCAGCAATATGGAGATATCAGCACCTTTGATACGGCCTGCAAGCATCAAGGTTTTGTTATAATTTCCTATCATGATATTAGAGCTGCTCGAAATGCAATGAAAGCTCTGCAGAATAAACTGATGAGGCATAGGAAACTCAACATTCATTTTTCAATTCCAAAGGTAAGCTTTATGTATAATTGTACCTATCTTGGTAGTTTTTATGAGAATTTTTGTCATATTGTTTGGATTGTCATCTATATGTGTGCATTGTATCCTAAAAATTTGACTATTAATCCATGTTTCTATCTCACACGTATAAATATTGACATTATGACACCATGAATTGTTGGTTTATTTATCAGGAAAACCCTTTGGAAAAAGATATAAACCCCGGCACTCTTGTGGTATTTAACCTTGATGCTTCTGTTTCAAATGAAGAACTTCATCAGATTTTTGGTGTATATGGAGAAATCAAGGAGGTTAGCTTATGTTTCAGTTTTTTGGTCTTCTGATTAAACAAGAATGAAGCACTAATTCTTGCTCACTCCTGTGCTACAGATCCACGAAACCACTGAACAGGGTcatcataaatttattgaattttatgatATTAGAGCTGCAGAGGCTGCTCTTCAAGCATTGAACAGGATTAATATTGCAGGGAAGCAAATTAAGGTTGAGCCAAGTCATCATAGAGGTTCAAAACAGTGGTATTACCTAAGCTTATTTACTAGTCCTTATATTCATTTTCACATAGACCCAGTTTGATAGTAGAAATGGCTGTCAAACTGAGGtggttaagggaaaaatgtTAATTCTTTTAACTTAAGAAAGTTTGGAGAATCAATTTGAAGCAGAATATCTGCAATATAAATTCATacattacattaattttttaataaatgctttataatttgttaactgtttctttaatctgtcaaatattttccttcttcttttgatAAAGGTCAGTACAGCAGTGTTCTTTAAAGCTGGAGAAAGATGAGTTTGACCATTTTCTGTGGAGTAGCCCTCCAAAAAATTTAACCAAGTTTTCTGGTATGATCATTGCCAACAAAAAGACAttccttttaaatttcaaataagaaGCAATCATGTAATCATGTTTCCTCACAAGCTTTTTTAACAGGCGCAATTTTGCATGGCTCAGTGTCATCTAGAAGCACAGATAATGGAATTAGTTCAGGTTTACACTCTGCTAGAGAAGTCCCGTTTCTTGAACCTGTTCATCCAGGGATCCCTTCAAGTTTTCCAAACACCTTGCCCTCTTTGGTGAGAGTGGAACCAGTTGGGCCTCAATCTGGCCTTGCTGAGTCTGGTAACTTACAGAATCCTTTAAAATTTGGTGTCCAAACCACATTAAATTTTCATCCTCAGTCACTTCCGGAGTATCATGATGTTTTAGCAAATGGTGTCCTGTGCAATTCTCCAAGTCCCGTTTCTGCAACTGTCAATATTAAACCAACAGAAATGATTGACAACCAACTGTTCAGCAGAGTTGGCTCAACTGGACACTCCATTGGGTTTCGTGAAAAAGGTATGTGTCATGGGATCACTTGgcactatttttttatatacgcTTTTGTTTCTTGGTTTGGTTTGTGAATCCATGAAGTACAGCTATTGGTATGCACAAAGTTCTGTTAAGATCCAAAATCATGTAAAAGCAATCAACAATAGTTGTTAACCTCTGAATTGTGACAGCTAAAATTCCATAGCATTATTGATTTGATTGTGGAAAGATATCTGAATGGTTGATAGTTGCTATAGATGTGAcatcataattctttttattcGAAACTCGTTTGGCCTAAATGTCTCACCTGTGGATCAAATGGTATGTCTGATTAGCTGCTGCATATGATAACCTATTTAGTTGCTGGACGCATCTTAAGTGGTCCTCTAATGTTCTGTTGTCTTTACTGGCTTTATGGAATTGAACCGTTGTCATCTTTGTCATTTTGGAACtgtatatatcaaataattgtttgttgtattgatattttttgtttttacttgtTCACTCAGTTTTTGGGTCTGCTGGTGGTGGGAGTGGTTCTTTTCGTGCACACAATTATACTTGGAGCAACTCCTGTCATCCCCAGCTTCCGGGCATGAAGTGGCCAAATTCACCATCAATGGTCAATGGAATTTGTAATGCTTATTCGCCAGGACGACTGCCTGGACTTCTAAGATCACCATCATTTATGGTGAACACAGTCTTACCGATTGGTAACCACCATGTGGGTTCAGCACCAGCTGTTGATCCTTCTCTATGGGACAGGCAACATGCCTATGTGGCAAAATCTCCTGAGGTTTCTGGTTTCCATCCAGGTTCCCTTGGGAGTATGAGAATTTCTAATAATTCATTGCACCCTATGGAATATGCCTCTCATAACATTTGTTCTCCTGTTGGTGGAAATATCATGGATATGCCAATTCCCTCAAAAAATTTAGGGTTCCAATCCCATCAACAGAGGTCCATGATGTTCACTGGTGGAGGACAAATGGTTCCCATCATGCATTCATTTGATCTTCCTAATGAACGTGCTAGAAGCCGTAGAAATGAGGGCAGTGTGAATCAGGCTAACAAGAAGCAATACGAACTGGATATAGACCGCATATTGCAAGGGGAAGACACCCGAACAACACTCATGATAAAGAACATTCCTAACAAGTATGTGGCATCTCTTTTCATTTCTGTAACAGCAATTCATTTAGGATTAGTAACAatatttttgtgtaaaatttAATGGTTTAAATGAGCCGGTAGAAAATTTATGGAACCTCCAAGTCCAGTAAACATTTTAGTTTCTAAAAAATGATATTGGATAGGCTGGAAGTCCATATCCATACCTAAGAGTTGCCCTTTCTCCTGTTGTTGAAGACAACAAGGTGATAGATTATTCAGTACTTGCAATATAAAGAGGAAAAGGAGCATAAGATTTTGCACACTAAGCTTTGTTTATTGCTCAGTTTGTTGAATTTGCTTACTCGTAGTACTAGCAACAGGGATGCAAAAATCAGCTTGGGGTTAACTTCCATAAGCGCAAGAATGTGCACAGATCTATCTTTTCACATGAGCTTGTACATGTTATAGTGTTAGCAACTGCACTAGACTTTGTTGTTTTGGATCTGTGGCgtaaatgtttatatattatatcattgcAATTACATCAATCTGTTTATTTATTGGGCTTATTTGTAGGGTTAGTGCACTAATTTCCTTGTTGCGAATTTGTGTAACTCTAGAGGTACTTCTGTTTTGAGGAACATGATGCTTATCTTCTAGTTGTGGTGACATTGATTGATTGGTTGTTAATTTTGGCAGGTCTGAAGCCCAATAAAAGGGTTCATGTGATGTGGTCAAGTTTTAGCTAATCTTAGGAACTTTTTACTCTTGATTTAAGCCCTTTTCTTCTATTCTAGACTGTAGCAACTCTTGGGAATGCctaaatttaatctctttgctCTGTTAATGCCAATGAAAGATATCACCACATGCATATATGGTCTTCTCTTTTCTGACGGATTGATTCTCACATTATGATGTTGGCAAATGCAGGTATACTTCGAAGATGCTATTGACTGCAATTGATGAACGCCATAAAGGaacatatgattttatatatctaCCAATTGATTTTAAGGCAAGCAAATTTTCTGTTTTGAAAATGCGGTTTTATTTTTGGGTGATTGTGGTACAGGAACAAGTGAAACTACCATATTTAAAAGCCAGTATTATTCATcttgttttcatatttgtttgtaGAACAAATGCAATGTTGGTTATGCATTCATCAACATGACAGATCAAAGCCAAATCATTCCGTTCTATCAGGTTTGTTTTGTAAAAGCTCACGGAGGAATAAAAACAATCTTTCGAGAATAATGCTAACAGACAGAACTAAATTCTTGTAGTCATTCAATGGAAAGAAGTGGGAGAAGTTCAACAGCGAAAAGGTGGCATCACTTGCATATGCTCGCATACAAGGAAAAGCTGCTCTCATTGCACATTTTCAGAATTCCAGCTTGATGAACGAGGACAAAAAATGCCGACCTATACTCTTCAACACAGATGGCCCAAACGCAGGAGATCAGGTATAGAATGACTAGAATACaatctattttaaaatgaaataacattGTAAAGCAGTTAGCAAAACCTCGAAAAGCAGTTTAAACAATAGAACACTACTTTTAGGTACTCAGTTATAAGCTGATAATAACAAAGAATAACGTGAACATTTTTATCTGTAGGTGCCATTCCCAACAGGGGTTAATGTTCGAACTAGACCAGGAAAGGTGTGGAATGCCACCCCTGATGAGAACTCTCAAGGAAACCACCTGAATTGCGTGAATGGGGAGGGTTCTTCCAATGGAGACAGCTCTTTAGGTTCTGTAAAGGAGTCGGACTAAACTTTTTGTTGGCACTAATCTTACATAACTGAACTATCAAGATTACATAACCCTAAATCTGGGTGACACTACATGGTTTGAGTTGTGACtgtacagaaaaaaaaaattcttcattttaGAAGCATCTGAAAGTTCTGGAGAAAAATCGTTGAGCCGATGCCGATCAATTTCCACATTAAGGAGCATCAAGTGGAGCTTGAAATTTTGGACATTAAAGAGTTTGTTGTAAACATATGCATGTACAGGATTGGGTTGGGTGCTTCGTCACTGCTTGAAAGAGGCGTCTCTGCTAATTGGTTTCCGgcaatttcatttgttaattttgtctATTCTAATTTTCTCTATATGTAAGTGTTTAAAGAAATGTGAATAGTGATtgtggaaaattttgaaatgaagatGCCAGTTCCAGTCATTTTTTTGGAACTGCTGGCTCTCGTCCCAGCATGACTGTATTCCACCAAGCTTTTAAGTGATCagtaaatataacaattaataaatgtcCCATAGCTTAATCagatgaattaaattttgtatggTAAGTATTACTTATCATTGTTATTTACTGtattttttaagagtaatattatatatgcgtattttaaatacataaaaatgtacttatttatatatatcattacataattaagtgttatttaatctttaattcaaaattatctaatcatgtgatgagatatataagtgtatatatatttgtatatctaaaatagataaacataattttattaattttctaatactAAATCTAGTATTGAAGCTCTtggatatattaattttttttaagtttattctAGTTCATATTTTAACCTAGGGTATAGTATTATCAAAGGATGTTGCTTGATCTTGTGATTCATCATTTTCTGGCTTTCTTTGAGACGGTGATGTGGTGTACAATCTTAGAGGatgtttgatttgggtaatattttattatcaaaatagagaaattactttaaaaatagattatttataagattactggatataaataattattatatttgataaaatttgataggtataaataattattgtgtttggttaaatataataaaaaaatactaataaattattttacttaaatgtccttgaatataattatttttaatattttttatattatttatcgtattaattaaaaataaatttatttttatcttaaaaaattaataaataataatataattataataaaatcaagattatcttggtagTTTTTTAATAACGAAGGTGAatgtgataataaaattatcacctatattacatgtcacatcaacattggtaatagaaaattactgtaattttttataattgataaactaaacaagataataaaagattgattaccaaagtaatctttaaattctaGACCTAAACGGCTCTAATGAAAATAGAATGACCACTGTCATATATATTGCTTGTGGATTTGGAAGCATTACCTATTGGGGTCCAATTTAATAGTGTTTATTGATGAACAATATGGCAACAAGCTGCTTTCAAAGTCTGAAGAAGTTGAATACGAAGAAAGCAAGATAATAAGGTTTCttagttaaccaaaaaataaaaaaaggataataagGTTTCTTGGTAGACTTTGACTATATCCTACAAGACGAGTGGAAAACACTCTAAGATgcataattatcaatattgtattatatataatatgtatcttatgatatgatatgatacagatgaaaaataatacaaatcatgagatgtattaaattaatataacataatagatgtataatatgatataatataatatatattattaatatgaattaatatatttttcaaaaaaaaatgatgatataatagagatgtatatgaaaaatcttaaatttttaaaagtgtttgtAATGTTTTCTAAAATGAAGATGtgtcaattagattttttttattattttaagttatatcatataatacaataagaaatgatatgatatgatattaactatacgatacaaaaaattagatttttgatatataaaatgatacacGATTCGACTATCATACTAGAAAGATAATCTAAGTTAATATCTATAAACAAGTTGGACAAAGGGATTATTGAAGCCATTGAAGATAGGATGTAATATAGCCCCTTTGTCAAACAAATTGTAGAATGAGCGAATGATGACAAAACTAAGTAGTTTTAGATTGACAACGGTATTCTCTATACTAAGGTAAGTGAGTTCATGTTCGTAGATATGATGATctattaataacttattttgaAAGTGCTAGAACATAGAGTAGGCAAGCCATCCAAGGTAGAAATGCATAATAACTTTGCTATTGTTAGCCTACTATTGGCCATAAATGTGAGTTTAGATAAAACAATTCATCGGGATTTATCTAGGATGTCATCAAGATAAGATAGAAAATAAAAACCCAAGAGGATTGCTAGAGGCATTGCCAATTTTTAAGAGACCTTGCATGAGTATCAGCGTGCGCTTCATTactattttacaaattttttaggGTTGTGGTTCAATCATGTGGTAGTTGACCCATACTCCAAGTATGAAACCCTAATGGTGGCTCCAAAGCTATGCATAGTCGAAGGCATAAGTCAATTGTCTTTTATGCATGTAGAAAGTATTAGGGATTACTACAGTTCATTGTTAATGATCGAGACTCATAGTTTATCAGAGAGTTTTGAATCGAGTTGTTCAAGCTTATGGGATCCACATTATATTTCTCCACCATGAGCAAACCAGGAGGGTGAATACACTTCTAAAGTTATACTAAAGACATTTTGTGAGTGTCAAACTATTAGGTTGGATGAAGTTGTTATATATTGCATAATTTTTGTACATCTTACAAGGAAGTGAAACTACTAATCAAAGTCTACTTGAAATGATTATAGAGCAACAACCTTTTATGCCTAACATCACTGGAAAGACATATAGTAATAATAGTCATCTGATATTTAAAGTTGCTACACTTGGCAGGAGTAAGTTATATTGTGAGTTTATGTTTAAGTAAGACAACCAAAATTGATGAAGtattataacttaaaaaaaaaaaaatcctagatTCGAGACTTTATCACGCTTGTTAAACCTgctaattaattacttataaaaaaaaggcaaccaaaaagttgaagaaatgaGTGGAGAATAAATAAAGGCACGTGGAGTTGTTCACAAAAGACATGATATTTGTAAAGATTCTAACTTAACAACACAAATCCAAACACTCACTTCTGAAGGGATTGATGTGAAAGTATGAAGATTCATTTCTCATTATTAAGAGTATTAGAaacattttttatcaattaaaactaTCTCAAAACTTAACTTTCACTCAATCTTTCATGTGAGTTATCGAAAGCCTTTATCatacaaatataaaagatttaaaatggTATGAGCCAAAACAATTACCATTTAATGTCACTTCTACGTGTGAT harbors:
- the LOC123193198 gene encoding protein MEI2-like 4 isoform X2 — protein: MPSEELQGLAEDRQVGFCKSNTLPGYYASRKSVASSPLDKHITVEFQTVQSLEHPESFLMRDREVNLCLDRFAVGAERAVKQCMTLLRPVDSESVTRSSLFVQNASSFVEGDKVNKMVVQHESSLFSSPLSELFSGNMRLSSNIAPHGYSVDTVASHYEEEGPFESLEEVEAQTIGNLLPNDDDLFSGVTSGLDYIIQPSSGDDMDEMDIFNSVGGMDLGDDGSSAVEENSKISASKLGVCNGAITGDHPYGEQPSRTLFVRNINSDVEDSELKILFEQYGDISTFDTACKHQGFVIISYHDIRAARNAMKALQNKLMRHRKLNIHFSIPKENPLEKDINPGTLVVFNLDASVSNEELHQIFGVYGEIKEIHETTEQGHHKFIEFYDIRAAEAALQALNRINIAGKQIKVEPSHHRGSKQSVQQCSLKLEKDEFDHFLWSSPPKNLTKFSGAILHGSVSSRSTDNGISSGLHSAREVPFLEPVHPGIPSSFPNTLPSLVRVEPVGPQSGLAESGNLQNPLKFGVQTTLNFHPQSLPEYHDVLANGVLCNSPSPVSATVNIKPTEMIDNQLFSRVGSTGHSIGFREKVFGSAGGGSGSFRAHNYTWSNSCHPQLPGMKWPNSPSMVNGICNAYSPGRLPGLLRSPSFMVNTVLPIGNHHVGSAPAVDPSLWDRQHAYVAKSPEVSGFHPGSLGSMRISNNSLHPMEYASHNICSPVGGNIMDMPIPSKNLGFQSHQQRSMMFTGGGQMVPIMHSFDLPNERARSRRNEGSVNQANKKQYELDIDRILQGEDTRTTLMIKNIPNKYTSKMLLTAIDERHKGTYDFIYLPIDFKNKCNVGYAFINMTDQSQIIPFYQSFNGKKWEKFNSEKVASLAYARIQGKAALIAHFQNSSLMNEDKKCRPILFNTDGPNAGDQVPFPTGVNVRTRPGKVWNATPDENSQGNHLNCVNGEGSSNGDSSLGSVKESD
- the LOC123193198 gene encoding protein MEI2-like 4 isoform X4, translated to MPSEELQGLAEDRQVGFCKSNTLPGYYASRKSVASSPLDKHITVEFQTVQSLEHPESFLMRDREVNLCLDRFAVGAERAVKQCMTLLRPVDSESVTRSSLFVQNASSFVEGDKVNKMVVQHESSLFSSPLSELFSGNMRLSSNIAPHGYSVDTVASHYEEEGPFESLEEVEAQTIGNLLPNDDDLFSGVTSGLDYIIQPSSGDDMDEMDIFNSVGGMDLGDDGSSAVEENSKISASKLGVCNGAITGDHPYGEQPSRTLFVRNINSDVEDSELKILFEQYGDISTFDTACKHQGFVIISYHDIRAARNAMKALQNKLMRHRKLNIHFSIPKENPLEKDINPGTLVVFNLDASVSNEELHQIFGVYGEIKEIHETTEQGHHKFIEFYDIRAAEAALQALNRINIAGKQIKVEPSHHRGSKQWSVQQCSLKLEKDEFDHFLWSSPPKNLTKFSGAILHGSVSSRSTDNGISSGLHSAREVPFLEPVHPGIPSSFPNTLPSLVRVEPVGPQSGLAESANGVLCNSPSPVSATVNIKPTEMIDNQLFSRVGSTGHSIGFREKVFGSAGGGSGSFRAHNYTWSNSCHPQLPGMKWPNSPSMVNGICNAYSPGRLPGLLRSPSFMVNTVLPIGNHHVGSAPAVDPSLWDRQHAYVAKSPEVSGFHPGSLGSMRISNNSLHPMEYASHNICSPVGGNIMDMPIPSKNLGFQSHQQRSMMFTGGGQMVPIMHSFDLPNERARSRRNEGSVNQANKKQYELDIDRILQGEDTRTTLMIKNIPNKYTSKMLLTAIDERHKGTYDFIYLPIDFKNKCNVGYAFINMTDQSQIIPFYQSFNGKKWEKFNSEKVASLAYARIQGKAALIAHFQNSSLMNEDKKCRPILFNTDGPNAGDQVPFPTGVNVRTRPGKVWNATPDENSQGNHLNCVNGEGSSNGDSSLGSVKESD
- the LOC123193198 gene encoding protein MEI2-like 4 isoform X1; this encodes MPSEELQGLAEDRQVGFCKSNTLPGYYASRKSVASSPLDKHITVEFQTVQSLEHPESFLMRDREVNLCLDRFAVGAERAVKQCMTLLRPVDSESVTRSSLFVQNASSFVEGDKVNKMVVQHESSLFSSPLSELFSGNMRLSSNIAPHGYSVDTVASHYEEEGPFESLEEVEAQTIGNLLPNDDDLFSGVTSGLDYIIQPSSGDDMDEMDIFNSVGGMDLGDDGSSAVEENSKISASKLGVCNGAITGDHPYGEQPSRTLFVRNINSDVEDSELKILFEQYGDISTFDTACKHQGFVIISYHDIRAARNAMKALQNKLMRHRKLNIHFSIPKENPLEKDINPGTLVVFNLDASVSNEELHQIFGVYGEIKEIHETTEQGHHKFIEFYDIRAAEAALQALNRINIAGKQIKVEPSHHRGSKQWSVQQCSLKLEKDEFDHFLWSSPPKNLTKFSGAILHGSVSSRSTDNGISSGLHSAREVPFLEPVHPGIPSSFPNTLPSLVRVEPVGPQSGLAESGNLQNPLKFGVQTTLNFHPQSLPEYHDVLANGVLCNSPSPVSATVNIKPTEMIDNQLFSRVGSTGHSIGFREKVFGSAGGGSGSFRAHNYTWSNSCHPQLPGMKWPNSPSMVNGICNAYSPGRLPGLLRSPSFMVNTVLPIGNHHVGSAPAVDPSLWDRQHAYVAKSPEVSGFHPGSLGSMRISNNSLHPMEYASHNICSPVGGNIMDMPIPSKNLGFQSHQQRSMMFTGGGQMVPIMHSFDLPNERARSRRNEGSVNQANKKQYELDIDRILQGEDTRTTLMIKNIPNKYTSKMLLTAIDERHKGTYDFIYLPIDFKNKCNVGYAFINMTDQSQIIPFYQSFNGKKWEKFNSEKVASLAYARIQGKAALIAHFQNSSLMNEDKKCRPILFNTDGPNAGDQVPFPTGVNVRTRPGKVWNATPDENSQGNHLNCVNGEGSSNGDSSLGSVKESD
- the LOC123193198 gene encoding protein MEI2-like 4 isoform X3; this encodes MPSEELQGLAEDVGFCKSNTLPGYYASRKSVASSPLDKHITVEFQTVQSLEHPESFLMRDREVNLCLDRFAVGAERAVKQCMTLLRPVDSESVTRSSLFVQNASSFVEGDKVNKMVVQHESSLFSSPLSELFSGNMRLSSNIAPHGYSVDTVASHYEEEGPFESLEEVEAQTIGNLLPNDDDLFSGVTSGLDYIIQPSSGDDMDEMDIFNSVGGMDLGDDGSSAVEENSKISASKLGVCNGAITGDHPYGEQPSRTLFVRNINSDVEDSELKILFEQYGDISTFDTACKHQGFVIISYHDIRAARNAMKALQNKLMRHRKLNIHFSIPKENPLEKDINPGTLVVFNLDASVSNEELHQIFGVYGEIKEIHETTEQGHHKFIEFYDIRAAEAALQALNRINIAGKQIKVEPSHHRGSKQWSVQQCSLKLEKDEFDHFLWSSPPKNLTKFSGAILHGSVSSRSTDNGISSGLHSAREVPFLEPVHPGIPSSFPNTLPSLVRVEPVGPQSGLAESGNLQNPLKFGVQTTLNFHPQSLPEYHDVLANGVLCNSPSPVSATVNIKPTEMIDNQLFSRVGSTGHSIGFREKVFGSAGGGSGSFRAHNYTWSNSCHPQLPGMKWPNSPSMVNGICNAYSPGRLPGLLRSPSFMVNTVLPIGNHHVGSAPAVDPSLWDRQHAYVAKSPEVSGFHPGSLGSMRISNNSLHPMEYASHNICSPVGGNIMDMPIPSKNLGFQSHQQRSMMFTGGGQMVPIMHSFDLPNERARSRRNEGSVNQANKKQYELDIDRILQGEDTRTTLMIKNIPNKYTSKMLLTAIDERHKGTYDFIYLPIDFKNKCNVGYAFINMTDQSQIIPFYQSFNGKKWEKFNSEKVASLAYARIQGKAALIAHFQNSSLMNEDKKCRPILFNTDGPNAGDQVPFPTGVNVRTRPGKVWNATPDENSQGNHLNCVNGEGSSNGDSSLGSVKESD